The DNA segment CTATTGCCCTTCAGCTGAAACCTTGGGGTTTCCTTccctgtttttcttcctcttgtcttCTTTCCTCACCTTACTCCTCtgtagaagaaaagacaaaaattgacCTAAAAGAAATTCAGGGCTCAGACTccaaaggaagaataaatatttttaaggcaaGCCAAAAATGACACACCCTAGTTCCCGGGAGACACAGAGCAGGGGAAGAATTCCAGCAACCCAGGGCGGCAGCAGCGGTAGGAACCACCTCATTTGGTCCCTCCCTGCACACACTGAGCAGTTCTACTCGTGACACTGGgcggggacaggggcaggggacaTGCTTAACAAAGCAGAAGTTACAGTAGAAAGTATAACCCAGTAGGCATTCAAGAAATGttagtgggccgggcgcggtggctcatgactgtcatcctagcactcagggaggccaaggtgggaggatcactcaaggtcaggagttcaagaccagcctgagcaagagcgagacccccgtctctactataaatagaaagaaattaattggccaactaatatatatagaaaaaattagccgggcgtggtggcgcatgggacctgttgtcccagctactcggtaggctgaggcaaggaggatcacttgagcccttgagttgctgtgagctaggctgacgccacggcactcactctagcctgggcaatagagtgagactctgtctcaaaaaaaaaaaaaaaaaaaaagaaatgttagtgACTGGGAGGTGACAGAGCATCAAGTGGTTAGGGCTTTGGGCTTATACCTTgaagctttttattataaaacaggatGAAATGTGAAATGTAGATACCAATAACGACATTgctgtcttgattttttttttttttttttttttgagacagagtctcgctttgttgcccaggctagagtgagtgccgtggcttcagcctagctcacagcaacctccaactcctggctcaagtgatcctcctgcctcagcctcccgagtagctgggactacaggcatgcgccaccatgcccagctaattttatatatatatattagttggccaattaatttctttctatttatagtagagacggggtctcgctcttgctcaggctggtttccaactcctgaccttgagcaatccgcccgcctcggcctcccagagtgctaggattacaggcgtgagccacctcgcccggcctgctGTCTTGATTGTAATGAACTTCATCTGAACGTGCTGGCTTGAGAGTAATTTAATCTAATGTGGACTTGAAGCtgtgctgaaatgaaaaataaaattttgcactgttttttgtttttattttaaaatccccGTGGGCAGGAGATCTCCAGACCACCTACAGAAAGGCCAAGTCCATTTCCAACGATGCATCTCTGATCACTGCCGTGCTCTGGCGTGCGCAAAGCTCTGGGCCATCCTCCTCACACGGCAAGAAAAGCATTTGCAAGGATCACGACCTGGTAGAGAAATCAGCTTGTACCCTTGAAGGTATTATGCAATACAATTCGAATAGGCTTTTAACTCATTCCAGCTTTTGTCACTTTCGTTAGGTAATATCAAACTGACACTAAGAACTTCTGCAAGATCTTTTATGTTACACAATAGAGTTAAAAACTGTAGCAAATGTTCAGATATTTAAATGAGCACCAAACACTACAAAGTGCAACCAACATGGTTCTATTAAAAACTCTCTTCAACGGTGGCATTCAAGGACAGCAATacaatcttttcttttacaaagcAACTAATATAAAAATCCGCAAATGCCATAAATTCATTTCTAAGCTATTATTCTCATATAGGCATGTCATTAGATATactttctttcagttctttcctGAGGTATGTTTTGTGGTTTACTTTTATTGTACTGCTGGATGCATTATTTCTGATCATCCTTCcctaaaatgattttgaaagacCTGCAAAAAATTTTATTGCATAGGACACTATTCATGACATAGAGGTTGGGAACTGCAAATGGGTGGCATTGGAACAAATCTTacaaataattgcattttttaagaatttgttacatacatttttttttttttacagtttgtctcttttaaaaaaattgaagtttatAGCTAAGACTTAACTACGTACAGTGAAGCATTTTAGGAATGTTAGAGATTAGAGAATAGATgaatgataaaaaggaaaaaaaaatgccatcatTCTTGCCGGCTATATATTGTATTGCCTTCAAAAGTAACTGTACATGTTGTAATCAGTTCATAGTTAAATATTTCTACTAATCTGTTTTGGGAGAGCAAATGTCTTTCAAGGTTTCAAGTTCCTCTATAAGCTTCTTGTTCTGGACTTCCAGCACGGCCACTCGACTCTCCAGACATTTGACATATTCTTTCTTTCGACGTCGACATTCTTTCGCAGCTTCCCTGAAAAGAGTAGAAGCAAAAGGGCAAAcgaaacatttttttttgcatgctacTGACAAACAGAGTGAAGTAAGCGTGGTAAATATGATCACGGTTGCATTCCAAATCTTGGAACGACCTTCCCAATTCAATTTCAAACACTAAACCAAACTGGATTCTTAAGGGGTCACAAAGTGTCCCTTCCATAAAAGTCCACATGGCAATTAGTAGAACTGCTGCATCTCCTGCCTTGATTAGAGTTCATAGTAAACAAGGTCCAAGTCAAAGACAGTTACTCTGCTTTATGGCAATAAAGATCTTTGAGGGCCTTGAGTTCCTCAATCAGAgtcttgttttggttttcaagCACAGCCACACGATTTTCAAGACATTTgacatattctttcttcttcctgcgACACTCCCGGGCAGCTTCCCTGGAACCAACACAAGGCAAATGACTGCAGGAACAACCTTCCAGCACAATCCAGAGTGGCTCAAATGAACTTCTGCCCCCCAGACTCAACAACCACTCGATCCTAGTAGGGTTTGCACAAAGCCACTCAACGAATGTAACCAGGCACGTGCCTTTTTGTAAGACAACAAGAAAGACTTGAGAGCACAATCGGTTTGCTCAACATTCATTGAAAATGGTGTTTTCTTAGCGCACACGGCCCATGATAACAATAACCAGAATTGTTTTTGGTGAACTACAACAATAGGACCACATCCCCAAGTAGAatttctacaaaaacatttacagatccttttaattttcttaattatttctgtcTGCCAAGAGCCACATATTCCATCATGATGAGTTAATCTGATTTGATCAAAAATGATTGTAAGAATTACTCCTCCAGAAACTTAAATGTCAACATTGGAGATGTTTACTCTTCAAGACTAAGTCTCCGTGAAACAAGATCAATCAGGACTGCAAGACACCGTTTATTGGCTAGAAAGcacaacatggataaattgtGACGATACACAGAAGAGGTACATTTttataaaccaaaatgaaatgcACATtgcttctgaaaattaaaaaaggaaagaagggggtTACATAACACAACACTCAATAATTCGGACAATTGAAACCCACGAATGTGACAACACCacaattaaaattatgaataGGAAGCTACGGAAGAACTCAGGGGTGTATTTCAATCATCTAATCACATGCATTTAATGTCCAATATACTGAATTGTAAAGCACTGTTAAGCCCAAAGCAAAGAACAGACCAGCAGCCAAAGCAACAACACAAATACATAGATGAGTTGAGTCAGTCGTTTTCAAGCATAACCCACCAAGAACCAGTAAATATAgccaacatttttctcttttttttcaggGTGGGATAACTACTTCAATGAACTCCTCTGTAGAAGATACACTCTGATAACAGCCTTATTTTGAAGTGTTCAATTCCATGCCTATGGGGTATGTCACCCTTCACATCAAAAAAGCCTGTATTGAAAACAGATATtatcattcaaatatattttaacaaaagtagTGTTCAATGTCTAAATACCAGTCACTGTAATGTACAGCATTTCTGTAATCCTGAATTAGTGTGCTGCATACAGCAGATCCGgccaattgttttatttttaggataGTTGACGCTCACTAACTGGATATCTGTGTTTTCTCTATGTGGAGCAAGAGTCAGCAGAAAAGAAACCTTGAAATCCCAATGAACTGCAGGAAAAGATCCACCCCTACTTCCTAGCCAAGAACAATGCACTCGGCCTGCGAACTCACAAAAGTTCTCAGACTTCTCCACTGgttagcaaaacaaataaaaaaaatgttaaagtgaaTTGAAATGTGATACTATAGCAATTGATTTAATCTAAATGATGCACAGGGGAGAAGTTCAGAATAAATTCCAACACACCAATTTGCAAGTTTGGGAATGCAATTCGACTCTTTTCCACAAAAGAACTAAAATTCATTTATGAATACCACGGTTTTCATGATTAAATCATCTTAAATTCTAGACCTAGAAGGAAGATTGTCATTTTACAAACAAGTTATCATTCAATAGAAATTTTGCATACCTAATAGCAGTGTTGTGgtgtgtttaatttaaaaaattttatttaccaaGATATTTTGTTGTAAATGTCCATacttcatattttacatttgtgtgtgtgtgtacacgtgtgcatGCGTGTTACCGGAGTCAGAATGTTCCAAGCACAAAGTTTTAGATGATCACATCAGTAGATGGTACATTCCTAGTATTTCTCAGCTATGGAAAACAcctgtttttttctattaatagttagcTCACTTTTCAGGCCTTGCATCTGTCTGGATATATCCTCAGCATGCAGAGGAAATACAtgacagggccgggcgcggtggctcacgcctgtaatcctagcactctgggaggccgaggcgggcagattgctcgaggtcaggagttcgagaccagcctgagcaagagcgagaccccgtctctactataaatagaaagaaattaattggccaactaatatatatagaaaaaattagccgggcatggtggcgcatgcctgtagtcccagttactggggaggctgaggcaggaggatcgcttgagcccaggagtttgaggttgctgtgagctaggctgatgccacggcactcactctagcctgggcaacaaagcgagactctgtctcaaaataaataaataaatacatatatacatacataagaaataaaaaaattaaaaaaattaaaataaataaaattacagaaatatggggcaagaataaatgagagaagggccaggcatggtggctcacacctgtaactctagcactttggaaggctgaggcaggaggaccacttgaggccaggagtttgagaatagcctgggcagcatagtgagaccccatctctacaaaaagttaaaaaattagttgggtgtggtggcatgtgcctgtagttctagctactcaggaggctgagccaggaggatcacttaagcccagaagttcaaggttatagtaagCTATAACTaaaccactgcactgtagcctgggcaacagagtgagaccctgtctccaaaaaaaaaaaaaaaaagagtaagcaagagaaaatgagagagtgGAGGTACAGACACTGTAACAGTAGGTATCTCTAAGTGGTGGACAGCCATGGTGATTGtaattctttttgttattatttcatattttgcacttcactaaatttatcaaaataaatacgtatttcagcataataaagaaaaaacaagattcCAAAATAGATAAAAGCAAACAACATGTAAAAAGCTTTCAAAATGCTTAACTCACACAGATTTGCATTGCTTatagaaaagctaaaaaaattatacttatcgCCTACTTTACAAATACCAAATGCAAGATAAATACTTGTAATGCAGACTTtccatcattattttaaaaatcaatatattcttTGGACATTACCTTTACAATACAGAGGGATGTGCTTGCTGCTGATGAAATGGTTTCATGGCTAGAACTCTTGACTAGACGACAATCTAATTGGCATCACATGCAGAGCACACGCAAACCCACACGAAATGCCACATGACACTCAGCTTGGGAGAAACAGCTTAGGGagagtgtaattttttttttttttaaagccccatAGTAATTAATCGCGTGTCCTAGAAGTGGCTGCTGGCTCCCCGGGAAGCATCTTACCTGTTTTTCATTAGCCTCAGCTCTCGTTTGCGTGTTGCTTCTTCTGCTAGCTGCTGGGGACTGTGCAGGCTTCCTGGCGAGGCAGCCATAACCACTCCCTGGGGCAAAGCAGTAGTAGGAGCTCGGATCTGGTAGGTTGGCATGTCACCAGTGGCGGCTGCAGTGAAACAAAAGATTCCAAGCTTACGTAAACAATTCGCAATTTGACATTCGATACAAAAATTGGCCTGGAAATAATACACTTTTTTACATGTCATCTTATATAAGATGACTATTCTGAGCATTATAGGAATCTTAAGTATCAAAGACTTTGTTCAGTTTTGGGAGCAATGACATTTAAGCATACCCTACACATTTCAGGTAGAAAAATGTCCTAGTGTATTTCGGACAGGTTTCTATCAAAGGCTTAATGGACACAGGCTTTTCAACTGATGGTTTGCTTAGCCTTAAATCAGGGGTGTgctgataaatatttaagaaacagctcttttggggagaggggaagcCTTGATCTATAGTGTTTGATGATTCCATGATGTCACCACGTCCACCATGGCTAATTTCAAGCCATGCCAATGTGACTCTCCTGAATGTGGAGCTGGAAAGGGACATTGCACTAAGTAGCACTCCATGCAGACAAAACATGTAAATAACCACAGAAGCAcagataaaataattagaaatgatgAGTTTTGAGTATTGATGTTGGttttaatgtcatttatttaagggtttatgtgtgtgtgtgtgtgtgtgtatatatttaatttttaataatggttgttttaacaaccagctcacaAAGAGGCTGAAAATGTAACAATTGGTTCTAGCAAGCCAGTGCTAGCACAGCACtgcaaaaattttaatgaagCAGAACATCTCCATCCTCTGAATATTTCAGCTAAGAGATTTTTCCTAGACCCTATATCATGTCTGAAATAGTTActgggtgtctttttttttttttgagacagagtctcacttttgttgccctggctagagtgagtgccgtggcatcagcctagctcactgcaacctcacactcctgggctcaagcgatcctcctgcctcagcctcccgagtagctgggactacaggcatgcactaccatgcccggctaattttttgtatatatatttttagttggtcaattaatttctttctatttttttagtagagatggggtctcgctcaggatggtttcgaactcccaacctcgagcaatccgcccgcctcggcctcccagagtgctaggattacaggtgtgagccaccacgcccggccgttaCTGGGTGTCTTTAAGTGCAAGTCCTATTACCAGAAAATGATCGGGGCACTGAGAGGAACCTAGTTCACTAtagtttcagttaaaaaaaaaaaatcccaaaaagcaaaaaacagcaGAGGTCTACTTAAAACTGGTTTCTCTGGGGAAAgagaatttttgtctttcttagGTTTCTTGGGATAAtcatacatttctaaatattcatttattaaaaacattttctcagtATAGTATATTCATACAGTTAAACGatttaatatttacttagtaTTCAGATTGAATACTAAAAGTAAGTTCTCAAAGTTTCCTAAGTTATATCCAAAATGTGTCTCtctactgcaataaacatagaaaagacagATGGATTTGAGTGACGAAACATGTTTCTACCACCAACGCTTCAACTTTGAGAACGTATGGTCGAGAGTTAATTTGACACTCTG comes from the Microcebus murinus isolate Inina chromosome 25, M.murinus_Inina_mat1.0, whole genome shotgun sequence genome and includes:
- the CREM gene encoding cAMP-responsive element modulator isoform X21, which translates into the protein MQKSVMAVTGDDTDEETELAPSHMAAATGDMPTYQIRAPTTALPQGVVMAASPGSLHSPQQLAEEATRKRELRLMKNREAAKECRRRKKEYVKCLESRVAVLEVQNKKLIEELETLKDICSPKTD
- the CREM gene encoding cAMP-responsive element modulator isoform X23, whose amino-acid sequence is MQKSVMAVTGDDTAATGDMPTYQIRAPTTALPQGVVMAASPGSLHSPQQLAEEATRKRELRLMKNREAAKECRRRKKEYVKCLESRVAVLEVQNKKLIEELETLKDICSPKTD
- the CREM gene encoding cAMP-responsive element modulator isoform X24, which produces MPTYQIRAPTTALPQGVVMAASPGSLHSPQQLAEEATRKRELRLMKNREAARECRRKKKEYVKCLENRVAVLENQNKTLIEELKALKDLYCHKAE
- the CREM gene encoding cAMP-responsive element modulator isoform X20; the protein is MQKSVMAVTGDDTDEETELAPSHMAAATGDMPTYQIRAPTTALPQGVVMAASPGSLHSPQQLAEEATRKRELRLMKNREAARECRRKKKEYVKCLENRVAVLENQNKTLIEELKALKDLYCHKAE
- the CREM gene encoding cAMP-responsive element modulator isoform X22, producing the protein MQKSVMAVTGDDTAATGDMPTYQIRAPTTALPQGVVMAASPGSLHSPQQLAEEATRKRELRLMKNREAARECRRKKKEYVKCLENRVAVLENQNKTLIEELKALKDLYCHKAE